The Verrucomicrobiaceae bacterium DNA window AATGCAGACAGCCACGGAGGCTGCCGAGGTCTCCAAGATCAATCATTTGTATAACTACACCTGGATGACTCTCGGACCGATGAGCAGCACGCCAGGCGTGAGCGGGGCCGATTTCATCTTCCGCAACGGATGGGCCACTCCTGCGGCGCGGCTCTCGATCAATGGAGGCACCTCGTTCCTGGGTTATCCAGCCACGTTCGTGCTGGACTCTACGAATTGGAACACGGGCGTCAAAGTCACGATGGTAGGCGTGAATAACCAGCAAATCAGCCGGATGGCCTACAGCGGACTGCGTTTTGCCGTCAGTGGATCTGCGGCAGGTTACAATGGCATCGCCACACCCGCTAGCCCGCTCACCTTCATCGAAAATGAGGCGAAAAACGAGATGCTCGTCGTCTCGGAGTCCAGCTCCAGCACTTGGGTGCATGAAGATGGTGTTACTGACAGCGTCAGCATCCGCCTTTCAGCTCCGCTGCCACCTGGAGCGAGCGTGGACGTATCCTTCGCCAGTGCGAATGGGGAGATTCTCATCACGCCAGCGACTTTGACCTTCACGGATGCGAATTGGGCCACGAATCAGTCCATTACCGTCGCCGCGATCAACGATTCCGAATTGGAAAATATCGGCGCTGGCAATGACCGTATCCTCATCACGACCAGCAGCACCACCTCTGCTAACTATCACGACCTCGTCACGGCCGACGTGTCGGTCAATGTGAATGATAATGATGGCGGAATCGGCATCGTGATCGCGGAGAGCGCAGGCTTTACCGATGTGGCCGAGACGGGGAACACCGTCGCAGGGCAGGCGGGCGTCGATAGCTACACCATTGCACTCACGGCAGCTCCTACGGCCAATGTCACCGTCACCGTGACTGGCAACGGCGTGCAGGTGAATCAAACTGGCACCAGCACCACCTTTGGCACGGCTTACACACGCACCTTCACCCCCACGCTCGATCAGGCGGTGTCTGGCAGCACCAGCGGCTGGAATGTGCCGCAGACTGTCCTCGTGCGTGGCAACAACGACACCACCAGCGAAGGTCCGCACTGGGGCCGCGTGGTGCACACCATCACCACTGCTGGGGGCTACTCCGCAGGCTTGTCCATACCGATGGTCACCACTCACATCGCCGATGATGATGATTACGTCATCCTGCGCCACACAGGCGGGGAAACTCGCGTGATGGAGGGCGGAGAAGTCACTGATACCATCACCGTGCGTCTGCGCAGCAATCCCACCGCGCCTGTCAGCGTCACGCTGAGCTCTCCGCAGCTCACGGTGAGTCCTTCCACACTCGTTTTTGTCCCCACCGGCAGCAGTGGCACGCTCTGGAGCTCTGAGCAGACCGTCAGCGTCACCGCGAACGACGATTATGTGAATGAGGGCATCCAGCGCGGTTTTGTCTCCGATGCGCCGCCGGTGCCTGCGACCGCGACGGCTGCGATTTCTGGCTTCGCCGTGACAGGAGTGAATATCACGCATCCAGGTCATGGCTACGTCGGCACCCCATCGGTGACTTTTAGTGCTCCTGCGACTGCAATCACCGCTACGGCCACCGCCGTGCTCAATGGCAGTGGCGCGGTCTCCTCGGTCAGTGTCACGAATATCGGTGCGGGTTACACGGCGGTGCCAAACGTCACTTTCAGTGCCCCCACAGCGGGCGTTACTGCCACAGGCTTGGTCGCACTGACTGCGGATGGCAAAATTCAGTCAATTTCCATCACCGAGCCAGGCTCCGGCTACACGTCAGCACCTAGCATCACCATCGCCGCGCCCGTCGCAAGAGTAACCGCAGTGGGTCATGCGCAAATGAGCGCCGATGGCAAGGTGGAGGGCGTCGTCATCGCCAATCCTGGACTGGGCTACACCACGGCACCTAGCGTTTCCATCACCGCTCCGGTGCTGCCACCAGTGGTCATCAATGCTTTCACTCAAAGCACGGGGAATAACAATGGCGTCGCAGCTCCCGTGCTGCCCGTCACTGTCCTCGATAATGATGATTCACGCCTCATCGTGACAGAGAGTGGAGGTAGCACCATCGTCAATGAAGATGGCACCAGCGATACTTACACCCTCGCCTTGGGGCGTAGGCCAGATGTGGGCAGCACGACCACCGTCACGCTTAGTCCCAGCACCACCGGCATCCAGGTCGCTCCCGCAGGTCCTTTCACCTTCAATGACACGAACTGGAATACGCCTGTCGCCATCACCGTCACCACCACCAATGATTCCACGGCTGAACCCAGTGGGACCGCCACCATCACACATAACATTGCCAGCACCGATGCTACCTATGACCGCGTGAATACGCCAGTCGTCGTCGTTACGGTCAATGACAACGATCCTGCACTCGCTGTCACTCAGAGCAATATCTTCACTCAGGTCAAAGAAGGCGGCTCCAGCGGCACAGGCGGCACACCGAGTCTCAGTGACACCTTCACTGTGGGCATGAATGGACGAAATCCCGCTAGCGGCACCACCGTGACCGTCACGCTCGTGCCGAATGGGCAAGTCACAGTCTCACCTAGCGTGCTCACCTTCACTAGCGCGGCCACTGCTGCGCAGACCGTCACCGTCACGGCCGTCGATGATGATGGGACCACTCCTGAATCGACGGTGCACACAGGTGTCATCGGATTCAATGTCGCCAGCACCGATAGTTACTTCAATGGTGCCTTTGTCCCGCCAGTACTCGTCCAAGTCACCGACAATGACGCTGCGGGCATCAGCATCGTGGAAAGCAGTGGCACTACCTCCACCACGGAGGGTAGCTCTACCACCGATAGCTTCACCGTGGTGCTGACCAAGGCTCCTTTGTCCGGCAATGTCGATATCGACATCAATGGCGGCACTCAGTCACGCCTCAGCAAGACATCCAGTGTCGGCTCCGGCACAACCACCACGCTGAACTTCACCGCCGCGAACTGGAGCGTCCCACAGACAGTCTGGACTTTGCCAGTCGATGATACGGCTGCCGAGCTGCGTCACCTCAGCCCCATTTCACTCACCGTGAATGCCTCAAGCAGCTCCGAATACGCCTCACTCGCTCCGCTGGCCGTCACCCACATCATCGCAGACAACGATAACAGCTCCGTGGCCAATGTGGTGCGTCTGACAGAGAGCAGCGGCTTCACTTCTGTCACAGAAAGCTCTACTACAGACACCTTTACCGTCGTCCTCAGTCAGCAGCCTACGGCCAATGTCGTCCTCAGCTTCGTTGGTGATAGCCAGGTAGCCGTCACGCCATCCACACTCACCTTCGTCCCAGGGGCCAGCGGTGCAGGCACCTACAATGTGGCCCAGACGATCACCGTCCGCGCCATCGACGACAGTGTCATCGAGCCCGCCATCCTGCATTGGGGCCAAATCACGGCCACCGCAGCCAGCGCAGACCCATTCTTCGATGGAAAAACCATCACGCCGCTCATGAGCAGCATCTATGACAATGACGGCCCACGCCTGCAAATCATCCAAAGTGACGGCAGCACGCTCACCAATGAAAATGGCGTCACAGACACCTATGCGCTCCGTTTGAGCCACCAGCCCAGCTCAGACGTCACCCTCACTGCGACGGCGAATTCACAGCTCAGTCTTTCCAGCAGCGTATTGACCTTCACCACGGAAAACTGGGCCACACCCCAGACGATCACCATCACCGCGGTCAATGACACCGACGTCGAGGCCATCACCCACAGCGGCCTCATTACGCACTCACTTAGCAGCGCAGATCCCTTCTATCAGAATCTCTCCGCGCCCACTCTGACCGTCCCAGTATGGGATAATGACACTCCCAGCATTGATGTCACACCTGTCGGCGGCACCGACACCGTGATCACCGAGGGCGGCGCTAGTGATGCCGTCCTCGTGAAGCTCAACACGCAGCCCGCTCCGGGCACCAGCGTCACCATCACGCTCTATCCGCCGGCCTACTTCATCCCACCGCCGCAGATCGGGAAAACCAGTGGTTACTTCGTCAACGACCTCGGAAGCAGCAATCAGCGTGATAACATCGTCATCGACTACACCGAGAGCATCCTCAAATACCGTGAGGTTTTCTACGCGACGCTCACCTCGCTCTACGCACCTTCCCCCGTCCCCACCACGCTCGCCACCGCACCTAGCGCGGCAGATGCGATCAAGCTCCAAAAGTCACACTGGGCTGCGAGTAAAGCTGTCGTCGATCAAATGGACCTCTGGTTCAATGGCGGCAGCTTAAAGGCCAAATTCGCCACCCTCATCGAGCCTCACGCCGCCGCTCCCAGCCCGCTACCGTCCGTCAATGCCCGACAGGCCGTCATTGAGGCCATTTACGCTCACAGTGGTGGCACAGATCTGCCCGCCACCAAGCGCTACGCAGCCCCTGGCACCTACAACATCAAAGCCCCACCCACAGACACCTTCAACACCGACATCCGCGACCGTGTCCGCTGGTGTGGCTACCTCATGACCGTGGGGGCACCGGGGCTGATCTCACATTGATCCTATGTAATCCTGATTTTTGATTCCTGAATCCTGATTCACTCTACCATGACGAAAGATCAGCTTAGAAAGAGAACCAAAGAGTTTGCGCTGCGAGCGATCAAACTCGTCGATGCACTACCTCGAAAGCCTTCTGGTGATGTTTTGGGTAAACAGCTTCTCCGCAGTGCCACCTCCGTCGGTGCAAACTACCGCAGCGCCTGCCGTGGACGCTCCGAGGCCGAATTCGTCGCCAAACTCGGTATCGTGATCGAGGAGGCTGATGAAGCCGAATACTGGATGGAGCTCATCAGCGATGGAGGACTCATGAAAGCCTCTCGCGTGGCTCCTCTTCAAAAAGAAGCCTCAGAACTCGTCGCCATTTTCACCGCCT harbors:
- a CDS encoding DUF1800 family protein; translated protein: MRTTPARSCSSSPSVWCCAIQTAASSSGSEGLPISTYDNNDITELARIFTGFSHGARNGLVRAGIYSGTGGVTTTDQRISPTSYANGTTNNVWFGRQDGHIYWQTPWTTPMAVIGRQSTTVYHDFNAKTLFNGKHQQTYFTGQTVNNIAPFTPATDAETHALALAEVIKAHDALAGRASASTYPDYNTDPNPANPGHTNTPINISRWLIQRLVTSNPSAGYIYRVQKAYRDTNGTLGAVVKAILLDYEARSLQLADTAVSHGKLKEPLIHFAHILRQFRAYSGAPVNLLKDMQTGFSETDAPMGQYPASELAKFGSYNLSPPAKPAAWPDGPFRFRIDSLRSNLGQSPLDAPTVFNWFYPDFTVPGKLAQAGLFAPEMQTATEAAEVSKINHLYNYTWMTLGPMSSTPGVSGADFIFRNGWATPAARLSINGGTSFLGYPATFVLDSTNWNTGVKVTMVGVNNQQISRMAYSGLRFAVSGSAAGYNGIATPASPLTFIENEAKNEMLVVSESSSSTWVHEDGVTDSVSIRLSAPLPPGASVDVSFASANGEILITPATLTFTDANWATNQSITVAAINDSELENIGAGNDRILITTSSTTSANYHDLVTADVSVNVNDNDGGIGIVIAESAGFTDVAETGNTVAGQAGVDSYTIALTAAPTANVTVTVTGNGVQVNQTGTSTTFGTAYTRTFTPTLDQAVSGSTSGWNVPQTVLVRGNNDTTSEGPHWGRVVHTITTAGGYSAGLSIPMVTTHIADDDDYVILRHTGGETRVMEGGEVTDTITVRLRSNPTAPVSVTLSSPQLTVSPSTLVFVPTGSSGTLWSSEQTVSVTANDDYVNEGIQRGFVSDAPPVPATATAAISGFAVTGVNITHPGHGYVGTPSVTFSAPATAITATATAVLNGSGAVSSVSVTNIGAGYTAVPNVTFSAPTAGVTATGLVALTADGKIQSISITEPGSGYTSAPSITIAAPVARVTAVGHAQMSADGKVEGVVIANPGLGYTTAPSVSITAPVLPPVVINAFTQSTGNNNGVAAPVLPVTVLDNDDSRLIVTESGGSTIVNEDGTSDTYTLALGRRPDVGSTTTVTLSPSTTGIQVAPAGPFTFNDTNWNTPVAITVTTTNDSTAEPSGTATITHNIASTDATYDRVNTPVVVVTVNDNDPALAVTQSNIFTQVKEGGSSGTGGTPSLSDTFTVGMNGRNPASGTTVTVTLVPNGQVTVSPSVLTFTSAATAAQTVTVTAVDDDGTTPESTVHTGVIGFNVASTDSYFNGAFVPPVLVQVTDNDAAGISIVESSGTTSTTEGSSTTDSFTVVLTKAPLSGNVDIDINGGTQSRLSKTSSVGSGTTTTLNFTAANWSVPQTVWTLPVDDTAAELRHLSPISLTVNASSSSEYASLAPLAVTHIIADNDNSSVANVVRLTESSGFTSVTESSTTDTFTVVLSQQPTANVVLSFVGDSQVAVTPSTLTFVPGASGAGTYNVAQTITVRAIDDSVIEPAILHWGQITATAASADPFFDGKTITPLMSSIYDNDGPRLQIIQSDGSTLTNENGVTDTYALRLSHQPSSDVTLTATANSQLSLSSSVLTFTTENWATPQTITITAVNDTDVEAITHSGLITHSLSSADPFYQNLSAPTLTVPVWDNDTPSIDVTPVGGTDTVITEGGASDAVLVKLNTQPAPGTSVTITLYPPAYFIPPPQIGKTSGYFVNDLGSSNQRDNIVIDYTESILKYREVFYATLTSLYAPSPVPTTLATAPSAADAIKLQKSHWAASKAVVDQMDLWFNGGSLKAKFATLIEPHAAAPSPLPSVNARQAVIEAIYAHSGGTDLPATKRYAAPGTYNIKAPPTDTFNTDIRDRVRWCGYLMTVGAPGLISH
- a CDS encoding four helix bundle protein — protein: MTKDQLRKRTKEFALRAIKLVDALPRKPSGDVLGKQLLRSATSVGANYRSACRGRSEAEFVAKLGIVIEEADEAEYWMELISDGGLMKASRVAPLQKEASELVAIFTASVRTTRRKTSKR